A genomic window from Betta splendens chromosome 24, fBetSpl5.4, whole genome shotgun sequence includes:
- the LOC129602937 gene encoding uncharacterized protein LOC129602937: protein MSSPPTLRLWWYPPGARPLYTQPPESSHGFFQRPFFLWMPYKMWACRLVCPSCDTKLTGAGLYKTVRRVLDRDGWYFMGTEYLECRSCGKKIATWAQDIINQLDLSHQDQFPAVLTYKLSCHKSVILQMRQQTLGNSATCLRKQLVEDHTETWMSCTATYLGVLEKLGVAGAAVQPVTVPPLHPVPTVGWLLSVFVRDALSRLEATKARVTSIFGKILKMESTKKMTSKLAGKAAGTAAWVTNVGNEYGQVLMSVLTAAKGDGLLPLAAGLMRRYREAQVAPPAVLYVDRDCCSLAGRKHAAAMFSEWDRLVVRLDVWHLMQRFARGVTTESHQLYPQFMARLSYAIYLWDQDDLALLEKAKRAEEGRDSYIHLSAKELVRHCRRYTRGAAETERLIQELLDQFWDLQNNLGVVLIHRSSGSGALQGELTKGGIRLPVYRCARGSTSLEFFHLHLNGFIPGTSASALHFQVYLLEGLVRWNEDRGRASVEGVQRLVPRSYDARRQNYLNRLTQKYMGNLFFCIYMMHLAQMDVAGTNTSPLWPTP, encoded by the exons ATGTCCTCACCACCGACCCTTCGCCTCTGGTGGTACCCTCCCGGAGCCCGGCCGCTCTACACCCAGCCCCCTGAATCGTCCCACGGCTTCTTCCAGAGGCCGTTCTTCCTGTGGATGCCCTACAAGATGTGGGCGTGCAGGCTTGTGTGCCCCAGCTGTGACACGAAGCTGACCGGCGCAGGACTCTACAAGACGGTGCGCAGGGTACTGGACAGGGACGGCTGGTACTTTATGGGCACAGAGTACCTGGAATGTCGTTCCTGTGGGAAGAAGATCGCCACCTGGGCCCAAGACATCATCAATCAGTTGGACCTGAGTCACCAGGATCAATTCCCAGCTGTACTCACCTACAA GCTGTCCTGCCACAAGTCTGTGATCTTGCAGATGAGACAGCAGACTTTGGGCAACAGTGCGACCTGCCTCCGCAAACAGCTGGTGGAGGACCACACAGAGACCTGGATGTCCTGCACTGCAACGTACCTCGgggtgctggagaagctggGCGTAGCGGGTGCAGCAGTCCAGCCGGTGACTGTCCCACCCCTGCACCCGGTGCCCACCGTGGGCtggctcctctctgtctttgtcaggGACGCCCTGTCTAGGCTGGAGGCAACCAAGGCCAGGGTCACGTCTATCTTCGGCAAAATCCTGAAGATGGAATCTACCAAGAAG ATGACCTCCAAGCTGGCTGGCAAAGCTGCGGGCACTGCAGCGTGGGTGACAAACGTGGGCAACGAGTACGgacag GTGCTCATGTCCGTCCTCACGGCTGCCAAAGGGGATGGGCTTTTGCCCTTGGCCGCAGGGCTGATGCGGCGGTACCGAGAAGCCCAGGTGGCCCCTCCAGCGGTGCTGTACGTGGACCGTGACTGCTGCTCCCTCGCTGGCCGGAAGCACGCGGCGGCCATGTTCTCCGAGTGGGACCGGCTGGTGGTGAGGCTGGACGTGTGGCACCTTATGCAACGCTTTGCCAGAGGTGTCACCACTGAGAGCCACCAGCTGTACCCTCAGTTCATGGCGCGGCTGTCCTACGCCATCTACCTGTGGGACCAGGAcgacctggctctgctggagaaggCCAAGCGCGCAGAGGAGGGCAGAGATTCCTACATCCATCTCTCTGCCAAGGAGCTGGTGCGTCACTGCCGCCGCTACACGCGCGGCGCGGCAGAGACGGAGAGGCTGATCCAGGAGCTCCTGGATCAGTTCTGGGACCTGCAAAACAATCTGGGCGTCGTCCTCATCCACC GATCCTCCGGGAGTGGCGCTCTACAGGGGGAGCTGACCAAGGGAGGGATCCGGCTCCCCGTCTACCGCTGCGCCCGAGGATCCACTTCACTGGAGTTCTTCCACCTTCACCTGAACGGCTTCATACCTG GCACGTCAGCCAGTGCCCTGCACTTTCAGGTGTACTTGCTGGAGGGCCTGGTACGATGGAATGAAGACCGCGGCAGAGCTTCAGTGGAAGGAGTCCAGAGGCTGGTCCCGCGCAGCTACGATGCCCGGCGGCAGAATTACCTCAATCGGCTGACCCAGAAGTACATGGGTAATTTATTCTTTTGCATTTACATGATGCACTTGGCCCAGATGGACGTAGCGGGTACCAACACGTCACCGCTCTGGCCCACGCCCTAG